CGCACTGCCCCCGGACCGAGATTCTGGATGAACACGTCCGCATCTGCGAGCAGTTCGCGCAGAATCCGCTGCCCGACCTCGCTCTTGAGGTCGAGCGTCAACGATTCCTTGGACCGGTTGAGCCAGACGAAGTAGCTCGAATCCCCGTGCACCGTCTCGTCGTAACCCCGGGCGAAGTCCCCGACCCCGGGGCGCTCGATCTTGATGACCCGCGCGCCGAGGTCGGCCAGCTGACGAGTGGCATACGGCGCAGCCACCGCCTGCTCGAGACTGATGACCGTGATACCGACGAGCGGCAAGGAGGGGGTCATCGAACCGATGGTTCGCGCGGCAGGCCCAGCAGACGTTCGGCGATGGTGTTGCGCATGATCTCAGACGTGCCGCCGGCAATGGTCAGGCAACGCGCGAACAGGTAGGCGTACGTGAGGCCGGGAGTGTTTCCGGTGACCGCGGCGGTACCGGCCAGGTCGATGCCCAGCTCGGTGATTCGTTGCGAGTGTTCGGCTTTGATCAGCTTGGTGACGTTCGCCTCGGGTCCTGGTCCGGCACCGATGACCGCTCGGGCGGCCTGGCGGAGATTGAGGAGACGCAGTGTGTGGGCTTCGGCGATCATCTCGCCGACCCGATGCTCCGCGTCACGGGCGCCGGTCCCGTCCAGCAACTTGACCAGTTCCGCGACGCCGAAGTCGATGGAACCGCTGCCGCCGCCGATGGAAACCCGCTCGTTGCCCAAAGTGGCCCGGGCGACCTTCCATCCTTCGCCCACCTCCCCGACCACATCGGAATCGGGAACGAACACGTCGTCGAAGAAGACCTCGTTGAACAGCGCCTCACCGGTGATCTCGCGGAGCGGACGAATCTGGACTCCCTCGGACGAGAGGTCGATCGCCATCATCGACACACCCGCATGTTTCGAGGCGTCCGGATCGGTGCGGACGGTCGCGAGGCCCCACTGACATTCGAGAGCGACACTGGTCCAGACCTTTTGGCCGGTCACGCGCCAACCGCCGTCGACCTTCTTGCCGACGGTCCGGACAGCAGCAGCATCCGAACCCGCGCCGGGCTCGCTGAACAGCTGGCACCACTGGTCGCGACCGCGAAGTACCGGTTCGATCCACCGCTCTCGCTGATCATCCGAACCCACCTGCGCGATGGTGAGATTGACCCAACCCGTGATCCCGAGATCGGGCAGGTCGATACCCTCGAACTCTTCCTCGATGACCAGTTGTTCGATCGCTCCGGCCTCGCGTCCCCAGGGCCTACGCCAGTGCGGCACGAGGTATCCGCTGTCGACCAGGTGGTCACGGCGCTGCCCCTCGGGCAGGGATCGTACGGCCTGCGCCTCGGCGCGTGCAGCCGCGCGGAACTCCTCGGCCTCTGGTGGCAGGTCGAACGACGCGCCCTGCGCCTGCCCCGCACGATACGCATCGACGATGTCGGCGAGCGGATCGACGCCGTCGGTCAGAATCGCGGCCACGGTGGTCGCCCTGCGTAAGTACAAGTGGGCGTCGTGTTCCCAGGTGAACCCGATGCCCCCGTGCAGCTGGATGTTCATCCGGGCATTGCCCAGTTGGGCCGGGCCCGCGTACGCGGCAGCGACCGCCGAGGCGAACCAGATGCCGTCGATGTCACTCGCACGCGCCGCGTCCCAGGTGGCCGCGATCGACGCCTCGGTGGCGATGAGCATGTTGGCGCAGTGGTGTTTGACCGCTTGGAATGACCCGATGGACCGTCCGAACTGTTCGCGGACCTTCGCATAATCGGTGGCCATCTCGAGGCACGCGAGCGCGCCGCCGATCGCCTCTGCGGCGGCCAGGACGCGAAGGACACTGCGGCCCGCCCGACTCGCGCTGCGCAGAACACGGTTGGTCGGGACCGCGACTGCGGTCAGCGACACCGTGCCGATACCGCGAGTGGTGTCGAGGGCCTCGGCCGCCGCGACCTCGACGCCGGCTGTGGCCTTGTCGAGCACGACGAGGTCGTCGCCGAGGGAAAGCACGAGGAGGTCTGCCTCAGGTGCCGACAACACCGCGCGCACCTGGCCGCTGATCAGACCGTCGGCGTCGCGGGACAATCCATTGGCGAGCCCCACAGCGCCTGTCGTGGAACCGTCGGCGAGACCCGGGAGGAGTTCGGCGCGGAGATCCTCGTCGCCCGCGTGAGCGATCACGGCCGACGCGACCACGGTCGACAGGAACGGGCCGGGAGCCAACTCGTGCCCCATCGCCTCGAGGACAACGGCCAATTCGGCGATGCCGTAGCCTGAGCCCCCGTACTCTTCCGGTAGGTGCAAGCCGAGCCAACCGAGGTCTGCAGTGCTCGACCAGAAGGTCTCGAGTTCGACAGCCCCGTCCAGAGAGGCCCGCGCAGCCGCACGCACACCGTGCCGCGCGAGATGGCCGACGGCGGCGTCGGCCAGGTCAATGTGTTCGGAGGATATGGCAAGCGCCATCTCGGCCACCTTTCGATTGCGAACTCGTCGGGCCTGTCGACGTTCGAAACTGACCCTAGATGTCAGATCACCGATATTCAAGACTCGCTCGATCGCGGCCGGACCGAGCAGGCTTCGGCACCCCCATCTTGCGATGATGGATTCTGAACTGGGCAAATATTCGCCGCATCCGCGTCAGGGACTCGGCTCGGCCATTGCATGGACAGGGTGTCAGATGATCTACTATGGTTCCGTGCAGGAGTGACCCACGTCATTCACACGAGAGATTTGGAAGTCTTGAATGAGCATCTCGCTGATCTTGGACATGGCCTTGTCGGGCAACCCCGACAAGACGGCCATCACCGTCGACGGAGCCTCCCTGACCTACGCCGAATTCGGTGAACTGGTCACCGGCGCAGCGACCGTCATCACGCAGGCAGGCGCCGAGAACGTCGTCTTCCTCGGGGAATCCGGACTCGAACTCCCGGTGCTGCTGTTCGCCGCGGCCCATGCCGATGTCCCGTTCGTCCCGGTGAACTACCGCCTGGCCGCCGCGCAACTCGAGCAATTGATCGCGCGCACCCGCTCTCCATTGGTCGTGGCAGACCCGAGATACGTGTCCGAACTGTCGTCGGATCACAACGTGACGACCACCGAGGAGTTCGCGACGGCCGCGCGGGCCGCTGCCGCCGACCCCCTGCCGGCCGCGAACGTCGACCCCGACGATCCGGCCATCGTCCTGTTCACCAGCGGGACCACCTCCGCCCCCAAAGGTGTGATCCTGCGACACAGCCATCTGCTGAGCTACGTCATGAGCACAGTGGAATACGGCTCCGCAGCGGACAACGAGGGCGCGCTGATCAGCGTTCCGCCTTATCACATCGCCGGGATGGGCACGATCCTGACGAACGTCTACGCGGGCCGGCGGATGATCTATCTTCCCCAGTTCGACGCACACGGGTGGGTGGAACTCGCCCGCCGCGAGGGCGCCACCTCGGCGATGGTCGTGCCGACGATGCTGGACCGTATCGTCGATGCCCTCGCGGGTGCGCCGGCCGACCTTCCCGCTCTCGCATCGTTGTCCTACGGTGGGGCACGGATGCCGCGCCCCACCCTCGAAGCAGCGCTACGCGCGTTCCCCCAGGCGGGCTTCGTCAATGCGTACGGACTGACCGAGACGAGTTCGACCATTGCCCTTCTCGGTCCCGACGACCATCGCGCGGCCATGGAGAGCGACGATCGCGACGTCCAGGCACGCCTGGGCTCCGTCGGCCGGCCGGTGCCCGGGATCGAGATCCAGTTGCGTGGCCCCGACGGCCTCCCGGTGGCCGACGGCGAGCAAGGCGAGCTGTGGGTACGTGGACCGCAGGTCTCCGGTGAGTACATGGGGGCCGGGTCGGTCCTCGACGCCGAAGGTTGGTTTCCCACAAAGGACCTCGCATACACCGATTCCGCCGGGTATCTGTTCATCGTGGGGCGCAACGACGACACCATCATCCGTGGCGGCGAGAACATTGCACCCGCCGAGATCGAAGACGTACTCGTACAGCATCCCGCGGTCCATTCGGTGGTGGTTGTCGGTGTGCCCGATGCTCATTGGGGTGAGGCCATCGTGGCCGCCGTGGTCGTCGAGGCGGGCTCCTCGCCCGACCACGACGAACTGCGCACCTACGTACGCGAGCGCCTCCGTGGTTCCCGGACACCGGACAGGGTGGTCTTCCTCGACGACCTCCCGGCAACCGCGACCGGAAAGATACTGCGCAAGAAAGTCGTCGAGGACATCGTCGATCGTCCTGCGACCGCACACGCGTAGCGCGTGCACACCACCTGATCCGATCAGCAAGAGAACGGAGACACCGTGTTCAAGACCGGAAGTCGTCTACAAAGCCAGGTTTGTGGCACCCAGGTCATCATCATCAAGGCGCCGGCAGGCGAGGCAGCACTCGATTGCGGGGGTCAGCCGATGATCGATGTGACGCAGTCACCGGTGGCCGGGCTCAGCCCCGCCGCGGGCCTCGACGGCGGCACCCAGATCGGCAAACGCTACGTCGACGCCGACGACACCGTCGAGATCCTGGTGACCAAGCCCGGCACCGGAAGCCTGTCGCTGGACGGGAAGCTGCTGGACGTCAAGAGCGCCAAGCCACTCCCCTCGAGTGACTGACGGCGCAACTTCGGCGCGCGGACCGCTCGGCGGGATTCGCGTACTCGAACTAGCAGGTGTCGGACCGGCGCCGCACGCCGCGATGTTGCTCGGCGATCTGGGCGCGGACGTCGTCCGCGTCCAGCGTCGTGGCTCGCTGGCCCCGGATCGCCCCGCCGCGGCCGGACTTCGAGGTCGGACGATCGTCGAGGCCGACCTGAAGGACGCGGCGGACCTGCGTGACATCCGGGGGCTCGTTCAGCGAGCCGACATCCTGATCGAGGGGTTCCGTCCGGGCGTGGCGGAGCGGATGGGCCTCGGACCCGACGACGTCGCCGAGCTCAATCCGCGACTGATCTACGGCCGGATGACCGGATGGGGACAGACTGGTCCGCGTGCCGCCGAAGCCGGGCACGACCTGAATTACATCGCCATGACCGGGCTGCTCCACGCCGTGGGCCGGCCGGGTGAACGCCCGGTGCCGCCGCTGAACCTGTTCGGCGATTTCGGCGGCGGCTCGATGTTTCTGGTGATCGGGCTGGTCGCGGCCCTGGTCGAGCGACAGTCGTCGGGTCGAGGCCAGGTCGTCGATGCCGCGATCGTGAACGGCGCCCCCATGCTCGGGCACCTCTTGTGGGCCATGCGTGGCGCGGGTCGGTGGTCAGACGATCGCGGCGTCAACGTCTTCGACGGGTCCGCGCCGTTCTACGACACCTACGAGTGTGCTGACGGGAAGTACGTCGCGGTCGCCGCCTTGGAGCCGCAGTTCTTCTCGGAGCTCCTCGCCGTACTCGGTATCGATCCGCTCGAGGTGGGCGAGCAGCGAGACCCGGCCGGTTTCCCGCGGATGCGCACGATTTTCACCGAACGCTTCGGTTCGCGGACACGGGACGAGTGGGCCGCGATGTTCGCCGGGACCGACGCGTGTGTCACCCCGGTGCTGACGTTCGCCGAAGCCGAGACCGATGCGCACATGGTCGGTCGCGGTGTGTTCACCGCGATCGGCGGGGTCACCCAACCCGCACCGGCACCGGCGTTCTCACGGACGTCGCCTGCACTACCGACGCCACCGCCTCGCCGTCCGGCCGAGACCGCGGACGTCTGGGCCTGATCGTCAACCGTTGTCCGTACTACCGATCCTGGAGGAATTGATCATGACCGTGACTGCCGAAGCCCCCGCGCTGATCGAGCGCCGCGGCCACGTCTTGCTCATCACGCTGAACCGCCCGCAGGCGCGTAACGCCGTGAACGCCGAGATGTGCATTCTGGTGGGGGATGCCCTGGCAGAAGCAGACAAGGATCCCGACGTTCGCGCAGTCGTGCTCACCGGAGCCGGCGACAAGGCGTTCTGTGCCGGCGCCGACTTGAAGGCGATCATGCGCGGGGAAGCTGTGATCCCGCCCGGACGCGAGAAGTGGGGCCTGGCCGGATACGTCGGACAGGCGATCAGCAAGCCCACGATCGCGGCTGTCAACGGACCGGCGCTCGGCGGCGGCACCGAACTGGTACTCGCCAGCGATCTGGTCGTTGCGGCCGACACCGCGGTGTTCGGGTTGCCGGAGGTGACCCGCGGGCTGATCGCCGGAGCAGGCGGCGCGTTCCGTCTCGCCGCGAAACTCCCGCCGGCGGTCGCCATGGAACTACTGTTGACGGGCGAGTCGATCACCGCGGCCCAGGCACTCGACCTGCATCTGGTCAACCGGGTGGTGCCCGCGGCCGACGTTCTCGACACCGCGCTGGCGCTCGCTGCGACGATCGCCGGCAACGCGCCGCTCGCGGTTGCCGCCACCAAGCGAATCGCCCTGGCGCAGAACGAGAGTGGCGATCGTCCTCAGGAAGCAGTCGGCTGGGAGATGACGAACGCGGCACTGCCCGCAGTCGCCGGCTCCGAGGATGCCAAGGAGGGCCCGCGCGCATTCGCGGAGAGGCGCGCCCCGGTCTGGCAGGGCCGCTGACCGGTCGCGTCCTCCGGGCGGACGGACCACCTGTCCGGACGGCCGAACTGAGGCTGTCGCGAGAGACCCCTGGTAGCGATGCGCCAGGGGCTCCACCCCCTCATCGTGTCGGTCGCCGGGCGCAGGTCAACGCGATACGACGAGACCCATGCCGGTGATCCATTCTTCGACCGGCTGGTAGGCGACGGTGTGCAGCGGCTTCCCGCCGCCGGCGGCGCCCGCTGCGAGCCAGGTTCGCACCTCGTTGGCGCCGACGCCGGCCTGCGCACGCGCGTCGTCGGTGAGTGCGGCGAGTTCGGCACCATCCCACTCGGCCAGCGCATCCAGGAAGGCCCTGTCCCACTCGGGCTTGATCTTCTTCCGCGCGGCCGCGGCGCCCTCGGTGATCACGCGCCGCCGCTCCTCGTCGCTGATGTCGAAGGCATCGAGTTCCAGGCTCGGCGGCGAGTGCGACAGTCCGCCGGTCCCGACGACGAGCACGCGCGCGTCGATCGTGTCGAGAAACCGTCCGACCGCGTCGCCGAACGACAGGACCCGCGCAGCCGACGGCAGCGGCCCGGTCGCACAGTTGATGGGTAGCGGGATGACCGGGTACGCATTCAGGTCTCCGGTCAGATCTCGTAGCGGTTGCGCGAACGCGTGGTCGAGGCCGACCTCCCGACAGATCGAGATGTCGAACTCCGAGTCGAGCAGATGGGCGCCGAGCTCGGCGGCGATGTCAGCCGGAACGTCCAGGCGACCCTCCGCGTGGCCGCCTTCGGGAAGTATCGAGGCCGACAGCGCG
The genomic region above belongs to Gordonia hongkongensis and contains:
- a CDS encoding acyl-CoA dehydrogenase, giving the protein MALAISSEHIDLADAAVGHLARHGVRAAARASLDGAVELETFWSSTADLGWLGLHLPEEYGGSGYGIAELAVVLEAMGHELAPGPFLSTVVASAVIAHAGDEDLRAELLPGLADGSTTGAVGLANGLSRDADGLISGQVRAVLSAPEADLLVLSLGDDLVVLDKATAGVEVAAAEALDTTRGIGTVSLTAVAVPTNRVLRSASRAGRSVLRVLAAAEAIGGALACLEMATDYAKVREQFGRSIGSFQAVKHHCANMLIATEASIAATWDAARASDIDGIWFASAVAAAYAGPAQLGNARMNIQLHGGIGFTWEHDAHLYLRRATTVAAILTDGVDPLADIVDAYRAGQAQGASFDLPPEAEEFRAAARAEAQAVRSLPEGQRRDHLVDSGYLVPHWRRPWGREAGAIEQLVIEEEFEGIDLPDLGITGWVNLTIAQVGSDDQRERWIEPVLRGRDQWCQLFSEPGAGSDAAAVRTVGKKVDGGWRVTGQKVWTSVALECQWGLATVRTDPDASKHAGVSMMAIDLSSEGVQIRPLREITGEALFNEVFFDDVFVPDSDVVGEVGEGWKVARATLGNERVSIGGGSGSIDFGVAELVKLLDGTGARDAEHRVGEMIAEAHTLRLLNLRQAARAVIGAGPGPEANVTKLIKAEHSQRITELGIDLAGTAAVTGNTPGLTYAYLFARCLTIAGGTSEIMRNTIAERLLGLPREPSVR
- a CDS encoding class I adenylate-forming enzyme family protein, whose product is MSISLILDMALSGNPDKTAITVDGASLTYAEFGELVTGAATVITQAGAENVVFLGESGLELPVLLFAAAHADVPFVPVNYRLAAAQLEQLIARTRSPLVVADPRYVSELSSDHNVTTTEEFATAARAAAADPLPAANVDPDDPAIVLFTSGTTSAPKGVILRHSHLLSYVMSTVEYGSAADNEGALISVPPYHIAGMGTILTNVYAGRRMIYLPQFDAHGWVELARREGATSAMVVPTMLDRIVDALAGAPADLPALASLSYGGARMPRPTLEAALRAFPQAGFVNAYGLTETSSTIALLGPDDHRAAMESDDRDVQARLGSVGRPVPGIEIQLRGPDGLPVADGEQGELWVRGPQVSGEYMGAGSVLDAEGWFPTKDLAYTDSAGYLFIVGRNDDTIIRGGENIAPAEIEDVLVQHPAVHSVVVVGVPDAHWGEAIVAAVVVEAGSSPDHDELRTYVRERLRGSRTPDRVVFLDDLPATATGKILRKKVVEDIVDRPATAHA
- a CDS encoding CaiB/BaiF CoA transferase family protein, with amino-acid sequence MTDGATSARGPLGGIRVLELAGVGPAPHAAMLLGDLGADVVRVQRRGSLAPDRPAAAGLRGRTIVEADLKDAADLRDIRGLVQRADILIEGFRPGVAERMGLGPDDVAELNPRLIYGRMTGWGQTGPRAAEAGHDLNYIAMTGLLHAVGRPGERPVPPLNLFGDFGGGSMFLVIGLVAALVERQSSGRGQVVDAAIVNGAPMLGHLLWAMRGAGRWSDDRGVNVFDGSAPFYDTYECADGKYVAVAALEPQFFSELLAVLGIDPLEVGEQRDPAGFPRMRTIFTERFGSRTRDEWAAMFAGTDACVTPVLTFAEAETDAHMVGRGVFTAIGGVTQPAPAPAFSRTSPALPTPPPRRPAETADVWA
- a CDS encoding enoyl-CoA hydratase-related protein, encoding MTVTAEAPALIERRGHVLLITLNRPQARNAVNAEMCILVGDALAEADKDPDVRAVVLTGAGDKAFCAGADLKAIMRGEAVIPPGREKWGLAGYVGQAISKPTIAAVNGPALGGGTELVLASDLVVAADTAVFGLPEVTRGLIAGAGGAFRLAAKLPPAVAMELLLTGESITAAQALDLHLVNRVVPAADVLDTALALAATIAGNAPLAVAATKRIALAQNESGDRPQEAVGWEMTNAALPAVAGSEDAKEGPRAFAERRAPVWQGR
- a CDS encoding 3-carboxyethylcatechol 2,3-dioxygenase, with protein sequence MTEQNRLVVCASHSPGMERDTDLVFGTEFRAGLAEARAVVTEFDPDFVVLFGGDHRRAFRHIVPTFAVALSASILPEGGHAEGRLDVPADIAAELGAHLLDSEFDISICREVGLDHAFAQPLRDLTGDLNAYPVIPLPINCATGPLPSAARVLSFGDAVGRFLDTIDARVLVVGTGGLSHSPPSLELDAFDISDEERRRVITEGAAAARKKIKPEWDRAFLDALAEWDGAELAALTDDARAQAGVGANEVRTWLAAGAAGGGKPLHTVAYQPVEEWITGMGLVVSR